CAGAACTGATTGATGGCAAACTAGAACTAATTCGGAATGAATTAAAAAAATATTTAGTTCACAGTTTACCCAGTCCTCTTGATAAATGTAGACAAAGGCTCAAAATAGCATGGAAGCCTGGTGGCTTATTTTCTGATATTGAGCTTTATGAGTTAAGCGAGTGCTATGAACTAAGCAAGTTAGATGAAAAAACATCTATTGATGAGGTATTGAAGATTTATGGACAATTACAACAAAATGCCGCGATGATGGCGGCTTTAGTAAGGAATTCTCCAGAATTGAAAAATCGAGCTATTCAAGACTGGATAAAATATGGTTTACTTTGTAAATTTTGGCGTAGCATAATAAATAATTATGATTTCAAAAATAATGTTATTTTAGAGGATAAATCTTCACAAGTTTTATTAATTGATCATCAATAAAATAAACATATTTTATGTTCAAAGCAGCTAATGATAACTGGAAAACACCATTAGGATATTACGAAAAAGCAATTGAAGAACTCAGGCGTAGCCGTGAAGAGTTGCAGGAAATTAAAGGAAACAATTTGTATAATATTGAATCAACTCTTGCAAGCTTTCAAACGGAAATAAATGAATTGAAATCTGAGCTTCAGACTATGCAGAAGCAATTAGCAAACACTGAAGAAACAGCAATAAAAGCTCAGATGACTTTAGCTGAGACTCAAAAAGCCTCATTAACTGCTCAAACTGAACTACAAGCTTTGAAAGAAATTATGACTGATGAACAAAAGTCTAATTATAAAATTCTCGAAGAATTAAGTCAAATCAAAGATAAAATATCTCAATTGCCATCTCAAGTTTTGGAAACAGATTCCCAAATATCAATTATTAAATCTTTATCAGATGTGCAGTTACATCTATCTCAATTGGCAGCAGAATTAACTCTTGTCTCTCATACTTCTGGTATAGATTACAGAAAATTACAGGAACTATTAGTAGAACAAAAATGGCAGGAAGCTGATAAAGAAACTTACTCTACTATTCTAAAGATATGTGAGCGTGAAGGAGAAGGCTGGTTAGATGATGGAGAAATAAAAAAGATTCCTCGTCATGACCTTTATATTATTAATAAACTCTGGCTTTAATATAGTGAGTCCAGATTTGGTTTTAGCGTCCAACAACGTATTTGGCAAGCCAAGAAAGACTGTAATCGTTTTGCTTATAAAGTTGGATGGCTAGCAAGTCTTGCCAATAATGAATGGGTTAAATATGAGGAATATACTTTCAGCTTAGACGCACCGAAAGGACACTTTCCATCTATATCTCGGCTAGTGGGTTTAGATTCTAGAAACCTTCGTGAAGTTCAGCATCGAGTAAAGATTTTTTTGTCACGATACTAACTAAATCTCTAGCATCATCTAAAAATTAAAGTAACTGTTTAATTGTTGGATAATATTTTTGGTACGTCAGCCATACCTCATATTAAGTTCGGGTGATTACTTGTAATCAAATTTATCAATGTAGGTTGGGTTGTATCTGGCTTTTGAGTACGGGTACGGCAGTGAAACCCAACATTAACAAGGATAAAATGTTGGATTTCGTTCCTCAACCCAACCTACAAATATTATAAGTATAGGACTTACGCAAAAACTCTCTGAAACTCTTATTTCTTTGTATTCTTTGCGTCTATGCGGTTCGTTTTTTCATAATTTTGCGTAAGTCCTGAAGTATTTAACTGAACCTGATATCACCTCGAATTTCTTAAAATGTAAAAGTAGTCCGAAGGACACCTACAGTCGTAGTTTCATTGTTGCTGTTACCTTCTGGGTTAAAGAGAACAAACGCACCAGGGGTAATGCTGATATTATCGCTAACTTTAACGCGGTAATAAGCTTCTAAATGGTAAGGAGTCGCCCGATTGTCGCCTGTGGGGGTAAGTTGAGCAGAACCACCAGCGTCAGTACGGTAAAGCGGTTGACCAAAAATAATCCCGGCATTGTTCCCTGACTTGAATAAATCATTGAAGTGAACTCCCACCATCCAACTTGTAAAGGTGGTGGAAGCATCCACGCTATTAGAAGAAGCATCAACAAATAGTGCTGCACCGTAGCCAGATAAGGCTATTTTGGGAGACAATCGCCATGTTACCGTACCCCCAACAGAGTTGAGTGTAACCGGTGTCCCAGCTGCAACCCCTGCTAAAGCACCGATATCACTACTAATTAATCCAGTACCTAAAATATTGATTTCATGATAACTATTGGCATAGTTTAGACCAATATCTAAGTCACGACTGGGTTTAAAGGTTAACTGTGCGGCAACAATACTACTCCCACTAAATAAACCTCCGCCCAAAGGTGTAGTAGAAACTCCTGGTAGTGCTTCAGTAGCAGATTTTTCGGGTAAATTGGCATTTACGCTGCCGTATAAAGCTCTTAAATCCAAATTCGGGGAAATATTATAAATAAATCCTGCCGCCGATGCCAAACCAGTACCCGAAGTTCCACCAGAAACCCTGACTACAGGATTTAAGCCGGCAAAACGAGAAATTGACTCTTGTCCTTCACCATAAAAAGGTGTAATTGTTGGGAAAGCATCTGATGTTTCCGCCGCAGTACCCGCAAACAAGGTTAATTTATTAGCGACGGGAAAGATGTACAGCAATTTGTAAATCTGAATACTGTTTGCGCCTACACCCGACAAAGTATTGACATTTATTCCTGGAAATTGTGGCTCAAAACTGGTACGGGCGCTACTCGCACTTAAAAGCGGCGCAGCTAATCCTAAACTTTGTTGCAAGCTACCTTGTCCATCGGCTCCACCCAAAAAGTTATAGGCTTGCAATCCAGTAATTAATAAATCTTTACCAGTAAAGCTAGTGGTGAGATTTAACCGCACTCTATTGACTAGGATGATGTTCGAGTCGCTTTTATTAGGAGCGCCACCGGTAGCACCAACACCAGCAATAATTACCTCTCCATTAAGTTTAGTAGTCGTAGAAAATTGATTTGCTTCTAGTTTTGCTGTGCGAGCTTCTACAGCATCTACTCGACCCCGCAATGTTGTCAATTCCTCGGCAAATTGTTCTTGTAGTTTCTGCAACGTGGCTAAATCTTCTTTCTTGACTAAATCAGCAGTTGCAGTCGCAATTAGTTCGTTGATTCGTTCTAAACAAGCATTTAACCCAGCAGCAAATTCATAGCGAGTCATCGCCCGATTTCCGCGATAGGTTTGATTGGGATAACCTGCGATACAACCATAGCGCTCAACTAAAGATTGGAGTGCCTGAAAAGCCCAATCGGTCGGCTGGACATCAGATAATTGGGATACGGATGTTACTTGTGCGAGTTTGTCTGAGGATGGAGATGCATTAGTAGATTGTGGTATTATTTCCTGCTCAGAGTTAACAGCATAATCTAATCCCAAATTTTGATTTTTTTGCTGTTGATTGACTGAGGAGATATTTTTGTCACTCTCATTGGCAATCGGCAATTCACTGGAAATATTATTTGCTAAATTGCCTTGATGAGAATCATTTTTCTGATGGCTGCCATCATCTTGATTGACAGTTAGGTTTTGATCTGCAATTTCTAAACTAGGAAGGGCTTGCACAGGTGATAACCAGGCAATTAAACATAAAAATCCCATCCCACTAGCAGAAGCTAGTAGATATTTTGCCATGACAACTCCCACCACATATAATAGGGTAAAAATTAATTGCGATTTTGAAATTGATTGATAAGAAAATTTAAAGTTTTTTTGGCAAGATAATCTTGTTAACCTTAAATTTTTGATATCAGAAAAATTTCTGATTGACCTACCGAAAAATCAGGTCGGATCGCAAGTATTAAATTATAGTAAATACTATTTTTGGAAAGAATTAACAACCAAAGATATTGGCAGTTCTTATAATTACTATTGACAAAATAATAATTACATCAGTCTGATTTTGTGATAACGAATATAGGGATTGAACCGATATCCACGGCTCAATCCCTACTAAAGAATAATTTACTCAAAAAATTCCAGGAATCATGATATAGTTATGCAAAATTTTAAAAATAAGTTCTCATTGCGGTTGTTGACGAGTTTTATCCAAGAGAAGCTTCAGAGCGATCGCATCACATGAAATAAAATTCTTAGAGTCAAAGTCCAATACTCATACCAGCACTTCTCTAGGAGGCGCTGGTCTTTAAGGGTAGCTATGCCGCAGAGTTGCTGCCAAAGCTCTCTTTAGGAAGCTTTGGCATTGCAACTGTTTTAGATAGCACATTTTAGCAAAATAAACAATATCTTACAGTAAGTAATATTTTTAACAAAACATTTGTAACTACCCTTGCAGTTTATTTACCCACCACCTGCTATTCTTATAGTTACTTCGGTCTGTCATAGCAGATAGATTATCCTCAATAATGTCTTAATTTATTAGCGCTCATATACCATCCTGGTAATGTGGGTGCTTTTACTTTAGGGATTTCCAAAAAATAAATTATCCCTCTTCTGTGGTGGGCATCCTACCTATCCTGAATATGAGACAGGTGAGGATACCCATCCCACAAGAAAAGGGAGCATCCCAAATGTGCAAAAACCTTCTCCCAAATTTGGGAGAAGGAGGGAAATTTCAAAGTCCCTCTCCCAATATTGGGAGAGGGATTTAGGGTGAGGGCTTTTGATTCATGCAAGAGGTCTAATGTTGCACTGCATCTGAATGGGAACCAATACTGCTCGGATAAGCAGGGGAGGCCAAACTCCTCCCCTGCCTCCATTTCTCCCCCTGCTCAAGAACAGCTTGCCTCAACCAAGAAATTCCAAAACCTACGCAGTATTGGAATGGGAACCGCTATCAGATGACTAAGAAAGCTATAAATCCTTATGAGTAAAGGCTTTAGCATTCGCCCCAATGTAAGTGGCTACAATATGACCATCGCCAGCAATTTGATATTTGTATGTTACTAATCCTTCTAAACCAACTGGGCCGCGGGGAGACATTTGTTGCGTACTAACCCCTACTTCTGCACCGAAACCATAGCGGAAGCCATCAGCAAATCGGGTAGAACAATTATGGAATATATTGGCTGAATTAACAAGTCCCAAGAAAGTTTCAACAGACGTTAAATCTTCAGAAATAATCGCATCAGTATGACGAGAACCATATTCGTTAATATGAGCGATCGCACCTTCTACAGAGTCTACAATTTTAATCGACAAAATAAAATCGCTATATTCTGTTTCCCAGTCTATATCTGTTGCTGCTACAATATTAGGCAAAATTTCTAAAGTGCGCTTATCGCCTCTTAATTCTACATGGCGGGCTTGCAAAGCATCGGCAACTTTTGGTAAAAACTCGGTAGCAATAGACTGGTGAACTAGCAAAGTTTCAATTGCATTACAAACAGCCGGATATTGTGCTTTGGCATCAACCGTAATCGGAACTGCTTTAGAAATATCGGCGGATTTATCTATATAAAGATGACAAATCCCATCGGCGTGACCTAGTACAGGAATCCGTGTATTTTCCTGTACAAATCTGACAAAAGAATTAGAACCTCTAGGAATAATTAAATCCACATATTTATCTAATTTCAAAAGTTCTACAGTTTGTTCTCTAGTTGTTAGCAACTGTACCGCATCAGGATTAACAGCAGTATAAGATAAGCCTTGTTTAATTGCCTTGACTATCGCTTCGCAAGAACGCACCGCTTCCTTTCCACATTTGAGGATTACACCATTTCCTGATTTGATAGCCAGAGAGACAATTTGAATCGCCGCTTCTGGACGTGCTTCAAAAATAATCCCTAAAACTCCTAAAGGACAAGTAATTCGTTTGAGAGTCAAACCTGTGTCAAGTTCGCGGTGAATTTGGACTTTACCTACTGGATCGTCTAGCTTACCTACATCTCGTACCCCTGCGATCGCATCTCTTAATTTATGTTCATCCAACTCCAAGCGCTTATAAAGTGGTTTGGGAATCCCTTCCGCATCAGCAGCTTTACAATCAGCAATATTTGCTTGTAAAATTTCATCTCTAGCTGATTCTAAAGCCTGAGCGATCGCAACAATCGCCTGATTTTTTGCCTCAGTGGAGAGAATAGCCAGCTTACTTGCAGCTTCGCGGGTTTGCCCTGCGATCGCAATTAGGGGAGTAGCAATGTTAATAATAGTCATAGCAAAAATCTTTACCTTTTCTTCATCTTATCAATCTGAGTCGATCGTTGCTTATTGTCCTCCTCCAATCGGGTGAACCATCTGGGTAATGAATAATTACTCTAATCGGGTGAGGCAAGACTTGCTTCAAAACATTTATTCTATGATTATTGGAACGCAGAGAAAACAATGTGTAACAACTTCATCGCTATCAGAATATTCTAAGTATTATTACAGTCATTATTTTAAAATCTTAAAAATGATTTATGCGTACCGTAGACTAGGAAGACATAGTAACTTATGTTTTTCTAGTCTTTTACTTTGGCTAACAATTTATACTGCTAGGATTTAAACTTTGACAAAATTGCAGTGACGAAAGTTGGATTTAAGTCAATACGGTTCAGTTAAGGCTAAAACTCTTTGTCAAAGTCAGTTTTTTTAACGAACCACAGAGGCAATAGAGTTGCCAGTGCGTTGGGCGGGTTCTCCGACTTGAAGCAACTGGCGCGACACAGAGAGAAGGAAAAAATGCTTAACTGAACTGTATTGGGATTTAAGTTAGTTTGAGCGATCGCAATGCAAAACTCCCTAGTACAGCGCGGCGGAAATAAACCACCCATTCCAAATCAATGAAACCCTCATGCTGTATTCGTTTTTAATTTTTAATTTTTAATTTTTAATTCCGCCCTGCGGTACTAGTGGTCTGTCAAACCCATTTTGAGGGTTGGAGAGACGCGATAAATCGCTGGTTTGATGCTCAAAAATATTGAAGAAGGGAATATGGAGGTTTTTATTCTCTGGGCAATTGCGGAGTTTTTGAGTATAAAATTTGGTATTTACCCAATCTAGAACAATTTTCGTGATACCAAAAATTGTGCAACAATTTGGGCGATCGCTACCAAAGTCTTTTCTGGCAATTGCTCAATTTACCTTGACTTGTTTGCTTATATTTTATCTATCCCCAGTTAACGCCACAACTATAGGATACTTAAGCGAACAAGGAGAACTATTTCGCCAAGCACTAGCTGCTGCTAAGTTAACTCCAGAAGATGTCCGCTTCGAGATGAAAGACATGGATCTGTGGGGCGGTGATCAATATCGAGTCAAGTTGCTAGATGTGTTTTTCGATAACCCTTGGAAAATCAGTCCTTATACCCGCACCATTACTCAAGATTTACTAGCAGCTAAGTCAGACATAGCACAACTCGCGGCCAGTGCCTACAAAAGAATCGATGGGGGTGTGAGTCCCCAATTAAACAGAGATTTGCTGACAAAATACAAACAGCAAGTACAAAAGCTAGGTGATGATGCTTTAGCTGTTGCTCTTGGTAAACTAAGCACTCAGGCTGGTGATAGTTTTAACACTAGCGAATACAAAGCTTTGCCACCACAATTACGTTCTGCGGTAGCGCAGTTTTTATTCACAGTACCAGATGCACTGCATTATAGACAGGTGGGATTGTTGCGATCGCTAGCGAAATTACAACTAGATGCCGATCGCACCTACACGGAAGTATTTAACTACGCAGTTAAAACTGTAGAGGAAGAAGCCGCAGAGCAAGAAGATGCTAGTCCAGAAAAAGTACTGTTAATTGAATCTCTTTTAGACAACGTTGATTTTAAAATGCTCAACACAGGAGCAATTTTAATCGCTGCTGCTGTTGGTGAAATGCAAAGTCAAATCAGCCAAATCCCAGTTAATTTGTTGCAAGGAAATTACAACTACAGCATAGACACACCCCAAGGTCGAATTATTCTCAGTGGTAAAGGCGATCAAGTCTATTCCCCTGACGATTACCTATTGATTGTAGATATTGACGGTAATGATACTTATTCTGGCGGTGCTGCTACTAAAAATATTGCTCATGGTGTCAGCGTCACCTTAGATTTAGCTGGCAAAGACCGCTACTCTAGCCCACCGGGGAAAATTCCCAGCTTTGGGGCTGGTATCTTCGGCTACGGATTGCTGGTAGATTTACAAGGTGATGATAGTTATGAGGCACAATACGCCAGTCAAGGCATAGGTATTTTTGGTACTGGCATTCTCTATGATGCCCAAGGTCAAGATACTTATCAAGGTATTAGCAATCTACAAGGCAGTGGTACTTTTGGTTCAGGACTGCTGATCGATAATGAAGGGAGCGATCGCTATTCTCTCTATAGGTACGGTCAAGGCTATGGTTTTACTAAAGGAGTGGGGCTGCTATTAGATAGTGTAGGTGACGATAAATACATTGGACTAGAAGACAAATATCCAAACGGTGGCCCATTTG
This genomic interval from Nostoc sp. KVJ3 contains the following:
- a CDS encoding iron uptake porin; its protein translation is MAKYLLASASGMGFLCLIAWLSPVQALPSLEIADQNLTVNQDDGSHQKNDSHQGNLANNISSELPIANESDKNISSVNQQQKNQNLGLDYAVNSEQEIIPQSTNASPSSDKLAQVTSVSQLSDVQPTDWAFQALQSLVERYGCIAGYPNQTYRGNRAMTRYEFAAGLNACLERINELIATATADLVKKEDLATLQKLQEQFAEELTTLRGRVDAVEARTAKLEANQFSTTTKLNGEVIIAGVGATGGAPNKSDSNIILVNRVRLNLTTSFTGKDLLITGLQAYNFLGGADGQGSLQQSLGLAAPLLSASSARTSFEPQFPGINVNTLSGVGANSIQIYKLLYIFPVANKLTLFAGTAAETSDAFPTITPFYGEGQESISRFAGLNPVVRVSGGTSGTGLASAAGFIYNISPNLDLRALYGSVNANLPEKSATEALPGVSTTPLGGGLFSGSSIVAAQLTFKPSRDLDIGLNYANSYHEINILGTGLISSDIGALAGVAAGTPVTLNSVGGTVTWRLSPKIALSGYGAALFVDASSNSVDASTTFTSWMVGVHFNDLFKSGNNAGIIFGQPLYRTDAGGSAQLTPTGDNRATPYHLEAYYRVKVSDNISITPGAFVLFNPEGNSNNETTTVGVLRTTFTF
- a CDS encoding glutamate-5-semialdehyde dehydrogenase; amino-acid sequence: MTIINIATPLIAIAGQTREAASKLAILSTEAKNQAIVAIAQALESARDEILQANIADCKAADAEGIPKPLYKRLELDEHKLRDAIAGVRDVGKLDDPVGKVQIHRELDTGLTLKRITCPLGVLGIIFEARPEAAIQIVSLAIKSGNGVILKCGKEAVRSCEAIVKAIKQGLSYTAVNPDAVQLLTTREQTVELLKLDKYVDLIIPRGSNSFVRFVQENTRIPVLGHADGICHLYIDKSADISKAVPITVDAKAQYPAVCNAIETLLVHQSIATEFLPKVADALQARHVELRGDKRTLEILPNIVAATDIDWETEYSDFILSIKIVDSVEGAIAHINEYGSRHTDAIISEDLTSVETFLGLVNSANIFHNCSTRFADGFRYGFGAEVGVSTQQMSPRGPVGLEGLVTYKYQIAGDGHIVATYIGANAKAFTHKDL